One Salminus brasiliensis chromosome 5, fSalBra1.hap2, whole genome shotgun sequence DNA segment encodes these proteins:
- the LOC140555725 gene encoding apolipoprotein A-IV-like, whose translation MKVLSILVLAVFAGCQANLFYADEPKPQLEQLTDAFWDYVAQATRTAEDTVKMIRESQLGQEVNARITDSANVASEYAVTLQNQMSPLAQDIITKITNEAEVLKGRLESDLTTVRDKLEPYTDDLKAQVQQRVEELRVAVAPYAGSLDAEALKATVLQKTEELRGTLEERVKELQSQLGPYTDELRQKVDQHLQDFQKTVTPLAEDLQAKVSQRAEQVQQSLAPYAEDLREKLDPYAQNLKDQLASLYESFTKTS comes from the exons ATGAAGGTGCTTTCAATACTGGTGCTTGCTGTATTCGCAG GCTGCCAAGCCAACCTCTTCTATGCTGATGAGCCCAAACCACAGCTGGAGCAGCTGACCGATGCATTCTGGGACTATGTTGCCCAAGCAACACGCACTGCTGAGGACACGGTGAAGATGATCAGAGAGTCTCAGCTGGGACAGGAAGTCAA TGCCAGAATCACAGACAGCGCCAACGTGGCCAGCGAGTACGCAGTCACCCTCCAGAACCAAATGAGCCCCCTGGCCCAGGACATCATAACCAAAATCACCAATGAGGCTGAAGTTCTGAAGGGGCGCCTGGAGTCAGACCTGACCACCGTGAGAGACAAACTGGAGCCCTACACTGACGATCTCAAGGCCCAAGTCCAGCAGAGAGTGGAGGAGCTGAGGGTGGCTGTCGCCCCGTACGCTGGATCCCTGGACGCTGAAGCCCTGAAGGCCACCGTGCTTCAGAAGACAGAGGAGCTTAGAGGAACCCTGGAGGAGAGAGTCAAGGAGCTGCAGTCCCAGCTGGGGCCCTACACAGATGAGCTGAGGCAGAAAGTCGACCAGCATCTGCAGGATTTCCAGAAGACCGTGACCCCTCTGGCTGAGGATCTTCAGGCCAAGGTTTCCCAGAGAGCTGAACAGGTGCAGCAGAGTCTGGCTCCCTATGCCGAGGATCTGAGGGAGAAACTGGATCCCTACGCCCAGAACCTGAAGGACCAGCTTGCCTCTCTGTACGAGTCCTTCACCAAGACCAGCTAA